A genomic window from Lotus japonicus ecotype B-129 chromosome 1, LjGifu_v1.2 includes:
- the LOC130748792 gene encoding protein FAR1-RELATED SEQUENCE 7-like: protein MEVMKDKAPTSVITDGDIPMKKAIKLVLPQSHHMLCSWHLSRNATSNLHNPEFTAAFNHCMLAGYYDIGTWKKKWTEMVDKFELHDNGWVQEMYEKRRTWAASHMRGNFFDGFRTTSRCEGLHSKIGKFVNSRCNITELIQHLCRLMNHIRYKEIEADFNSSYGEAVLETKFQNLERSGANVFTREIFSMYRAALHRSGYSIVVGYKETSSQYIFLVSKYRGSGREWHVSFQPSTFFFQCACKRMESMGFPCHHVLAVLVYLDVCELPKCLVLQRWTRFAKDDVDKNAMLGSKHLDSFLISRYGSLMSQYRELASFSCRRLEDFHNEKD, encoded by the coding sequence ATGGAAGTTATGAAAGACAAGGCACCTACGTCAGTCATCACAGATGGGGATATTCCAATGAAGAAAGCAATAAAGCTTGTGCTACCTCAATCCCATCACATGCTTTGTTCTTGGCATTTGAGTCGGAATGCAACCTCAAACTTGCATAATCCTGAATTTACAGCTGCATTCAACCATTGCATGCTTGCTGGGTATTATGACATAGGgacatggaaaaaaaaatggacAGAGATGGTGGATAAGTTTGAGTTGCATGATAATGGATGGGTTCAGGAAATGTATGAAAAAAGGAGGACGTGGGCTGCATCGCATATGCGTGGCAACTTTTTTGATGGATTTCGCACAACATCCCGTTGTGAGGGTCTTCATTCCAAAATTGGGAAGTTTGTTAATTCAAGGTGTAATATAACAGAGCTGATCCAACACTTATGCAGGTTGATGAATCATATTAGGTATAAAGAAATTGAGGCTGACTTTAATTCCTCTTATGGTGAGGCTGTGTTGGAGACTAAATTCCAAAATCTTGAGAGGTCTGGTGCCAATGTATTTACAAGGGAGATATTCTCCATGTATCGTGCTGCACTACATAGGTCAGGATATTCCATTGTTGTAGGCTACAAAGAAACATCCAGCCAGTATATATTTTTGGTTTCAAAATATCGTGGTTCTGGACGTGAGTGGCATGTCTCATTTCAGCCGTCtacattttttttccaatgtGCTTGCAAAAGGATGGAATCCATGGGTTTTCCTTGTCACCATGTACTTGCAGTCCTTGTTTATCTTGATGTCTGTGAATTGCCAAAATGTCTAGTCCTGCAGAGATGGACAAGGTTTGCAAAGGATGATGTGGACAAGAATGCAATGTTAGGATCAAAACACTTGGATTCCTTCTTGATTAGTAGGTATGGTTCCTTGATGAGTCAATACAGGGAATTAGCCTCATTTTCCTGTCGTAGGCTTGAAGATTTTCATAATGAAAAAGATTGA
- the LOC130748804 gene encoding protein FAR1-RELATED SEQUENCE 5-like, with amino-acid sequence MEDRKRRAKNETRLGCEAKFRVHIHIVTRRWYVTIFAFAHNHELLDGLSCGMLPAYRKMNESDVVQMNNMRMAGIGAHDIFSSFAMQSGGYENVGFRQKAIYNQVGKQRAEHESDGVAALKYLKQLQISDPELFFRYKENSEGKLEHLFWSDGMSQIDYKAFGDVVAFDATYGKNKYRCPCKIKF; translated from the coding sequence ATGGAAGACCGAAAGCGACGGGCAAAAAATGAGACAAGGCTAGGATGTGAAGCCAAGTTCAGAGTCCACATCCATATTGTTACTCGACGTTGGTATGTGACTATTTTTGCATTTGCACATAATCATGAACTTTTGGATGGACTATCTTGTGGAATGTTGCCTGCTTATAGGAAAATGAATGAGTCTGATGTTGTGCAAATGAATAACATGAGGATGGCTGGTATAGGTGCACATGATATTTTTAGTTCCTTTGCAATGCAGTCAGGTGGTTATGAGAATGTTGGTTTTAGACAGAAAGCCATTTATAATCAAGTAGGAAAACAGAGGGCAGAACATGAATCTGATGGTGTGGCCGCATTGAAGTACTTGAAACAATTACAAATATCTGACCCCGAGCTTTTTTTTCGGTACAAAGAGAATAGTGAAGGTAAATTGGAGCACCTGTTTTGGAGTGATGGAATGAGCCAAATTGATTACAAGGCATTTGGTGATGTGGTTGCTTTTGATGCCACGTACGGTAAAAACAAGTATAGGTgtccttgtaagatcaagttttga